A region from the Nitrospirota bacterium genome encodes:
- a CDS encoding ATP phosphoribosyltransferase, which yields MKKVLRLGLPKGSLQESTLKLFKKAGYNVSVDARSYYPVFDDIEIQALLIRAQEMARYVDDGVLDAGLTGKDWILEQGADVHEVAELNYAKGGLRPVRWVVAVPNDSKIKSIKDLKGKRIATELVCFTKKYLKSQGVKAEVDFSWGATEVKPPYLADAIVELTETGSSLRANNLRVIETILVSSTRFIANKKAWKDKWKRQKMENIVLLLKGALSAEEKVGLKMNVPERSMKRVMTLLSAMHSPTISQLSDKGWYALEVVIDEKTVRDIIPKLKAVGASGIIEYPLNKVIP from the coding sequence ATGAAAAAGGTTTTACGACTTGGCTTGCCCAAAGGAAGCCTGCAGGAATCAACACTGAAGCTTTTCAAGAAGGCCGGATACAATGTGTCCGTTGACGCGCGTTCATATTATCCTGTTTTTGATGACATAGAAATTCAGGCCTTGCTCATCAGGGCGCAGGAGATGGCGCGTTATGTGGACGACGGAGTGCTCGATGCCGGACTGACCGGAAAGGACTGGATACTGGAACAGGGCGCTGACGTTCATGAGGTCGCAGAATTGAATTACGCGAAGGGCGGGTTGAGGCCTGTTAGATGGGTTGTCGCTGTCCCGAATGATTCAAAGATAAAAAGCATCAAAGACTTAAAAGGCAAGCGCATTGCAACGGAGCTTGTCTGTTTCACGAAAAAATACCTCAAGTCGCAAGGGGTCAAGGCGGAGGTTGATTTTTCCTGGGGCGCGACAGAGGTGAAGCCGCCTTATCTTGCCGACGCGATCGTAGAACTGACAGAGACAGGTTCTTCTCTAAGGGCAAATAATCTAAGGGTGATAGAGACCATTCTTGTATCAAGCACAAGGTTCATCGCCAACAAAAAGGCCTGGAAGGACAAATGGAAAAGGCAGAAGATGGAGAATATCGTGCTTTTGCTGAAGGGCGCTCTTTCCGCTGAAGAAAAGGTCGGTCTCAAAATGAACGTGCCTGAGAGATCCATGAAGAGGGTGATGACCCTCCTTTCCGCAATGCATTCCCCGACAATTTCCCAGCTCTCGGACAAAGGCTGGTACGCCCTTGAAGTTGTGATCGACGAAAAGACCGTGCGCGACATCATTCCAAAACTCAAGGCGGTCGGCGCGTCAGGTATCATCGAATATCCGTTAAATAAAGTTATACCGTAG
- a CDS encoding alpha/beta hydrolase yields the protein MAKRLMKIILLIIFVILILHFFFREYIERRMLYHAVNKIEATPKSIDLEYEDVVLTTKDGVQIAGWFIPAAKPRATILFSHGNGGNISHRLEKISMFNYLNLNVLIFDYRGYGMSKGRPSEEGLYLDEEAMYDYLVNKKGSIPQEIIAYGESLGGAVAIDLAGKHELGGLIIEGTFTSIRDMAKKFFPFVPPSVIKSRYDSLGKIKNISIPKLIFHSVDDDIVPFEQGKKLFDEASGPKEFVQLQGGHNDAFLVSQELFMGKIDSFTGRM from the coding sequence ATGGCAAAGCGTCTTATGAAAATAATCCTTCTGATTATCTTTGTCATACTCATCCTGCATTTTTTCTTCCGCGAATATATCGAGAGACGCATGCTGTATCACGCCGTGAATAAAATTGAAGCCACCCCCAAAAGCATTGACCTTGAGTATGAAGACGTTGTCCTGACGACAAAGGACGGCGTTCAGATCGCCGGGTGGTTTATTCCTGCGGCAAAACCGAGGGCCACAATATTGTTCAGCCACGGCAACGGGGGAAACATCAGCCACAGGCTTGAGAAGATAAGCATGTTCAATTATCTCAACCTGAACGTCCTCATCTTCGACTACCGGGGCTACGGGATGAGCAAAGGCAGGCCGTCTGAGGAAGGACTCTATCTTGATGAAGAGGCAATGTATGATTACCTGGTGAATAAGAAAGGGTCCATTCCGCAGGAGATCATTGCATACGGTGAATCCCTCGGCGGGGCGGTTGCGATCGATCTGGCAGGCAAACATGAATTAGGCGGGCTGATCATTGAAGGGACTTTTACGTCAATAAGAGATATGGCAAAGAAGTTTTTTCCTTTTGTCCCGCCCTCGGTCATTAAAAGCCGGTATGACTCGCTGGGGAAAATAAAGAACATCAGTATCCCTAAATTGATCTTCCACAGTGTTGATGACGATATCGTCCCCTTTGAGCAGGGTAAAAAGCTTTTCGACGAAGCGTCCGGGCCGAAAGAGTTTGTCCAGCTTCAGGGCGGGCACAATGACGCCTTTCTTGTTTCGCAAGAGCTGTTCATGGGGAAAATAGATTCGTTTACGGGCCGGATGTGA
- a CDS encoding S8 family serine peptidase → MKSLNFFIVILAASFFTSACGGGGGGGSSSANTVTQPEGYTVSGAVNASAGSAVDSDVNDPGAPYSSNDNFDSAQAISNPVTLGGYVNVAGLGPAGRSYESGDVSDFFKVTLAAGQTITLIIASHAAADLDMYLYNEAQAPVDSSQNTTQTESLTVALQGDYYIEVRAFNGASNYTLSIGQGGPLLAAGTPSLSDEFVPGELIVKFKDQMLSKGNAAGTQASVQSLGLVHKQGERGRAMLMSIGDEQQRQAAFKTPGIKRSEGVSAVTDNEIKRKKDTLEIIKALRKRPDILYAEPNYIRRAYAVPDDTYYSRQWHYSLINLPSAWNITTGSSNVTVGVIDTGILLNHPDLQGQVAGDGYDFISDPAMSLDGDGIDSSPADPGDQSNLNGSSSFHGTHVAGTIAALSNNATGVAGIAWGVKIMPLRVLGKSGGTSFDIQQAVLYAAGLSNASGTVPVKKADIINLSLGGGGASQSEQEVFTQARNAGVIIVAAAGNENSSTPSYPASYDGVVSVSAVTIDKSRAYYSNFNLSVDIAAPGGDTRSDNNGDGYPDGVLSTRGDDLQNPFQYTYEFLQGTSMASPHVAGVAALMKSVNSGLTPPQFDSLLAGGQLTEDLGEPGKDNQFGYGLINAYKAVGAAGNIPLAPVLVVNPASLNFSTSLDRVILLVENAGGGTLVVNGLSDDAVWLTVSELSVDANKQGAYNITVNRSGLPDGTYTASITVASSVNPVTVPVIMQVSNTGAATNAGHHYVLLLDPDTNATVKEAEASADNGVYNYAFTGVTGNTYRILAGTDFDNDGFICDTGEACGSYLTLDQPVSVTVNGSLTGLDFSTGFNPVYSVLSSSGMRRNVSKQIKR, encoded by the coding sequence GTGAAGTCATTAAATTTTTTCATCGTCATACTTGCTGCATCCTTTTTCACAAGCGCCTGCGGAGGCGGCGGTGGAGGAGGCAGCAGCAGTGCAAATACTGTTACACAGCCCGAAGGATACACTGTCAGCGGGGCGGTCAATGCGTCCGCAGGCTCAGCGGTAGACAGTGATGTAAATGATCCCGGAGCGCCTTATTCATCCAACGATAATTTTGACAGCGCGCAGGCCATTTCCAATCCGGTCACATTAGGCGGTTATGTAAATGTGGCAGGGCTCGGTCCAGCCGGCAGATCATACGAATCAGGGGACGTCTCGGATTTTTTTAAAGTCACTCTTGCCGCAGGTCAGACAATAACGCTCATCATCGCCAGTCATGCGGCAGCCGACCTCGACATGTATTTGTATAACGAGGCCCAGGCCCCGGTGGATTCATCTCAAAATACAACTCAAACGGAATCTTTGACCGTAGCCTTGCAAGGCGACTACTACATAGAAGTTCGCGCTTTTAACGGCGCCTCTAACTATACTCTTTCAATAGGCCAGGGCGGTCCATTGCTTGCGGCCGGGACCCCAAGCCTGAGCGATGAATTTGTCCCCGGGGAATTGATCGTAAAATTTAAGGACCAGATGCTGTCCAAAGGAAATGCCGCCGGGACACAGGCAAGCGTTCAATCACTCGGGCTGGTCCATAAACAAGGCGAACGGGGACGGGCGATGCTAATGAGTATCGGGGATGAACAGCAGAGGCAGGCCGCATTTAAAACACCCGGCATTAAAAGAAGTGAAGGCGTTTCAGCCGTTACTGATAATGAGATAAAACGCAAGAAGGACACCCTCGAGATAATAAAGGCGTTGAGAAAGCGTCCCGACATTCTGTATGCCGAACCCAACTACATCCGCCGCGCGTATGCCGTGCCGGATGACACATATTATTCAAGACAGTGGCATTACTCTTTAATAAATCTCCCTTCCGCATGGAACATAACAACAGGCAGCAGCAATGTGACAGTAGGCGTAATTGACACCGGCATCCTCCTTAACCATCCTGACCTTCAGGGGCAGGTCGCCGGCGACGGCTATGATTTTATCAGCGATCCTGCCATGTCGCTTGACGGAGACGGGATTGACAGCAGCCCTGCCGATCCGGGAGACCAGTCCAATCTCAACGGCAGCAGCAGTTTTCACGGGACACATGTGGCAGGCACAATTGCCGCGCTTTCAAACAACGCTACAGGTGTTGCGGGAATTGCATGGGGCGTGAAGATAATGCCTTTGCGCGTTCTCGGTAAATCCGGCGGCACATCCTTTGACATACAGCAGGCAGTGCTTTATGCCGCAGGGCTTTCCAATGCTTCCGGTACAGTGCCTGTTAAGAAAGCGGACATTATTAACCTCAGTCTTGGCGGCGGAGGGGCCTCGCAGTCCGAGCAGGAGGTCTTTACCCAGGCGCGAAACGCGGGGGTCATTATCGTTGCCGCGGCAGGCAATGAGAACAGCAGCACGCCTTCTTATCCCGCGTCATATGACGGAGTGGTTTCGGTCAGCGCGGTGACTATAGACAAAAGCAGGGCCTATTATTCCAATTTCAATTTGTCTGTGGACATCGCCGCTCCCGGCGGAGACACGAGGTCGGACAATAACGGGGACGGCTATCCTGACGGGGTATTAAGCACGAGGGGAGATGACTTACAAAACCCTTTTCAATATACATATGAATTTCTCCAGGGGACATCAATGGCTTCTCCGCACGTGGCGGGTGTTGCCGCGTTGATGAAATCCGTAAATTCAGGACTGACCCCCCCTCAGTTCGACAGTCTGCTTGCAGGCGGACAACTGACTGAAGATCTGGGGGAGCCCGGAAAAGATAATCAGTTCGGCTATGGTTTAATAAACGCCTACAAGGCAGTCGGAGCCGCAGGCAATATCCCTTTGGCCCCTGTTCTCGTTGTCAATCCCGCATCCCTTAATTTCAGCACCTCCCTTGACAGAGTGATACTTTTAGTCGAAAACGCAGGCGGAGGGACTCTTGTCGTTAATGGCCTGTCTGATGACGCGGTCTGGCTTACGGTAAGCGAACTGAGCGTAGACGCAAACAAACAGGGCGCTTACAACATAACGGTCAACAGGAGCGGCCTTCCTGACGGCACATATACGGCTTCCATTACAGTTGCTTCATCGGTAAATCCTGTAACAGTGCCTGTCATCATGCAGGTCAGTAATACCGGAGCTGCCACCAATGCGGGTCATCACTATGTTTTATTACTGGACCCTGACACTAATGCTACAGTGAAAGAAGCTGAAGCAAGCGCTGACAACGGCGTATACAATTATGCCTTTACAGGGGTCACAGGCAATACATACCGCATCCTGGCAGGCACTGATTTCGACAATGACGGTTTTATCTGTGACACGGGAGAAGCCTGCGGTTCATATCTGACCTTGGACCAGCCCGTTTCGGTTACTGTTAACGGTTCTCTGACAGGCCTTGATTTTTCCACCGGTTTCAACCCGGTTTATTCAGTGTTGTCCTCCTCCGGTATGCGGCGTAATGTTTCAAAACAAATTAAAAGGTGA
- a CDS encoding protease complex subunit PrcB family protein encodes MPRIIRLFAVYLLALLLTGCFHHVMSSQGMTINASGIYSSSICNTFESAPAATLISDAEAYSRIYGRLRKHIIGIENDKAPEVDFTAENILLVEMGQRSTAGYEIRLAENTVSVSNAIADVKISWIEPREGHVTAQVITSPCVMIKLPKGNYSHVRISDRNNKVRVELDIPGGK; translated from the coding sequence ATGCCGCGCATTATTAGATTATTTGCAGTGTACCTGCTTGCCTTATTGCTTACGGGCTGTTTTCATCACGTGATGAGCAGTCAGGGAATGACTATCAACGCCTCTGGCATTTACAGCAGCTCCATATGCAACACCTTTGAGAGTGCACCCGCTGCAACTTTGATCTCTGATGCTGAAGCTTATTCCAGGATATACGGCAGATTGCGCAAACACATTATCGGAATTGAAAACGACAAAGCCCCAGAAGTTGATTTTACCGCTGAAAACATATTGCTTGTTGAAATGGGACAGCGCTCTACTGCCGGCTATGAGATCAGACTTGCTGAAAATACCGTATCTGTGAGCAATGCTATTGCCGATGTTAAAATTTCATGGATCGAACCAAGGGAAGGCCATGTCACAGCGCAGGTCATAACGAGCCCCTGCGTTATGATCAAACTGCCGAAGGGCAATTACTCGCACGTAAGAATATCAGACCGGAACAACAAGGTGCGGGTGGAGCTTGATATCCCCGGCGGGAAATAA
- a CDS encoding AsmA family protein has translation MKKILTIIIAVTAVIIISFVVFIKTYVTPEKVKAFLVPYAEQALNRKVSIGQINISLFKGIDVKDLAIKETDGKTDFVKCKDFILKFQLLPLLSKKVIVDELKLLSPEIRIIRDVKGSFNFEGIGEKEKPHAVKEEKQAAEAKGLPISLLAKNISIKDAGFAFVDSTKALPDIKGSFAIDSNINSADGTQLSSTGNIDLKLDEIIFGTPSRKPIRSLNAALKYAADVNLASGDIRIDKADLKIQEVPVSITGDIKNLRKEPDINIAVSMSGTKSADLQKLLASVVDMNGLVLSGNYSADLKITGMPKKFDTLKSNGEIKISSAKYRDLTMNDFHTKYLLKDSKLEIAKMSAVAGKGKLNVNSAIDLSKPGYTYNLSANIDSLHADEVVNSFSPKAKGTVFGLLSLNLKLNGSGTASETIKKNLIADGDFNIKDGKITGAQITRRLSQFLNIKELETINLKQANGRVTVRNSVAHLESVFSSDDIAMDPSGNIGLNETLDLAVDLKLSPRLTQKAMGSGVAKYIKDDKGWGNIPLKITGTFSNPIYTVDIAKAGGRVIEKEIDKALDKLFKKDKGNGGSTEQEGKPVGDLLKGLFK, from the coding sequence ATGAAGAAAATCCTGACAATAATTATTGCCGTAACAGCAGTCATTATTATTTCATTTGTAGTATTTATTAAAACCTACGTCACGCCGGAAAAAGTCAAAGCCTTTCTCGTGCCGTATGCTGAGCAGGCATTAAACCGGAAGGTAAGCATCGGCCAAATAAACATCAGCCTGTTCAAAGGCATTGACGTAAAAGACCTTGCAATAAAAGAGACGGATGGGAAAACTGATTTCGTAAAATGTAAAGATTTCATCCTTAAATTCCAGCTGCTGCCTCTGCTTTCCAAAAAAGTGATCGTTGATGAACTGAAATTATTGTCTCCTGAGATCAGGATCATCCGTGATGTTAAAGGCAGCTTCAATTTTGAGGGCATCGGGGAAAAAGAGAAGCCGCATGCGGTCAAAGAAGAGAAACAGGCAGCGGAGGCAAAAGGGCTCCCGATCTCCCTGCTCGCAAAGAATATCTCGATCAAAGATGCCGGGTTTGCCTTTGTTGATTCGACAAAGGCGCTGCCCGATATAAAAGGTTCTTTTGCAATTGATTCAAATATTAATAGCGCTGACGGGACACAATTATCTTCTACCGGGAATATTGATCTGAAGCTTGATGAGATTATTTTCGGGACACCTTCGAGAAAACCCATCAGAAGTTTAAATGCGGCGCTGAAATACGCGGCGGACGTAAATCTCGCATCCGGTGATATCCGCATAGATAAAGCAGACCTTAAAATACAGGAGGTGCCCGTCTCGATAACCGGTGATATCAAAAACCTCAGGAAGGAACCCGATATCAATATTGCCGTTTCGATGTCGGGCACAAAGTCCGCTGATCTACAAAAACTGCTTGCGTCTGTCGTTGACATGAACGGGCTGGTCCTGTCGGGAAATTATTCTGCGGACCTTAAGATAACAGGTATGCCCAAAAAATTTGATACCCTGAAATCCAACGGGGAAATAAAAATATCCTCCGCGAAGTACAGGGACCTGACGATGAACGATTTTCACACTAAGTACCTGCTCAAAGACAGTAAACTTGAGATAGCAAAAATGTCCGCCGTTGCAGGAAAAGGAAAATTAAATGTAAACAGCGCGATTGACCTTTCAAAGCCGGGATACACTTACAACCTTTCAGCCAATATTGATTCCCTTCACGCGGACGAAGTTGTAAACTCTTTCTCCCCGAAGGCAAAGGGCACGGTCTTCGGGCTCCTTTCTTTGAACCTAAAATTAAACGGCTCAGGCACAGCGTCTGAAACTATCAAAAAGAATTTAATCGCCGACGGAGATTTTAATATCAAAGACGGAAAGATCACGGGCGCTCAAATAACCAGGAGGCTGTCGCAGTTTCTCAACATAAAAGAGCTGGAGACAATAAACCTGAAACAGGCAAACGGGAGAGTGACCGTCAGAAACAGCGTAGCCCATCTTGAAAGCGTCTTCTCCTCGGACGATATCGCAATGGACCCTTCGGGCAACATCGGCCTTAATGAAACCCTCGATCTCGCTGTTGATCTTAAACTCTCCCCCCGTCTAACCCAAAAGGCAATGGGGTCCGGTGTTGCGAAATATATAAAGGACGACAAAGGCTGGGGCAATATCCCACTGAAGATCACCGGGACTTTTTCAAATCCCATCTACACTGTTGATATTGCAAAAGCGGGGGGGCGTGTAATCGAGAAAGAGATTGATAAGGCGCTGGACAAGCTCTTCAAAAAAGACAAGGGCAATGGCGGTAGCACTGAGCAAGAGGGGAAACCTGTTGGAGATCTACTGAAAGGGTTATTCAAATAA
- a CDS encoding PilZ domain-containing protein: MKNEKVFKMGARGFDRINVLIDVKINCHNRSYDGTVTNLSENGMLIRTHQITSLRNSHVEVSIPLREEMLHLSGRLVRQEDISGYYNGIGVEIINPPQKYLDFIDSLIAVL, from the coding sequence ATGAAAAACGAAAAGGTGTTTAAAATGGGAGCCAGAGGTTTTGACAGGATAAATGTACTGATTGATGTAAAGATCAATTGTCACAATAGAAGTTATGACGGCACAGTGACAAACCTCTCCGAGAACGGGATGCTTATAAGGACACATCAAATAACTTCTCTTCGGAACTCGCATGTCGAGGTCTCTATTCCTTTAAGGGAAGAGATGTTACATCTTTCAGGCAGGCTGGTCAGACAGGAAGATATCAGCGGTTATTACAATGGCATTGGTGTTGAGATTATAAATCCGCCGCAGAAATACCTGGATTTTATTGACAGCCTCATAGCTGTGCTGTAA
- a CDS encoding CBS domain-containing protein: MLKVKDVLKTKGETLWTIHPNETAYRALEIMAEKDIGVLLVIERGQVAGILSERDYARKVVLKGKSSQETLVGDLMTKDVYSITTEKSIEECMALMTAAHCRHMPVYEGNNLAGLLTFGDIARAIMADQKLTITDLEHYIKGNGYVDTAKP, translated from the coding sequence ATGTTGAAGGTCAAAGATGTTTTAAAAACAAAGGGCGAAACTCTTTGGACAATCCACCCCAACGAGACGGCATACAGAGCTCTTGAGATTATGGCTGAAAAAGATATCGGCGTTCTGCTTGTTATCGAGAGAGGGCAAGTCGCGGGCATTCTTTCCGAACGTGATTACGCCCGCAAGGTGGTCCTGAAAGGGAAATCTTCGCAGGAGACACTTGTCGGCGATTTGATGACGAAAGACGTTTACTCAATAACAACCGAAAAGTCGATTGAAGAATGCATGGCCCTGATGACAGCCGCGCACTGTCGTCATATGCCTGTGTATGAAGGCAACAACCTGGCCGGCCTGTTGACGTTCGGAGACATAGCGCGGGCAATTATGGCGGACCAGAAACTTACCATTACTGATCTCGAACATTACATAAAAGGCAACGGATATGTTGACACAGCCAAGCCGTAA
- a CDS encoding L,D-transpeptidase → MQLRFVQGITSTFFLICLGILYGCNSAPVPPEVAIAETQEHELWRAGAEIYTPTEYKAYKSVLRNGKDNLIKEQGRFSWFRDYESVQKEFSGILSTGNNLLSKIQDYKRTKTSVIAGQIVFYQGKLDTLKKLTSLINEGRVSRRQLMTAELLLAEVQRLAEKGKYQEAERKLKVIPIYTTSATEAITPVLNRYADKEQIAKWRTWVNETIALSKEKGILSIFVSKIDRKMVVYRNGVPYKTYSVGLGKNGFHDKLYAGDLATPEGKYRVVKKQWRSKYYKALLINYPNEEDLRQFARAKRKGIIPARVGIGSLIEIHGGGTEGMTYGCIAMDNKHVDELFDLVDVGTPVTIVGAIDFDNIISSTIKDL, encoded by the coding sequence ATGCAATTACGGTTTGTTCAAGGCATAACATCTACGTTTTTTCTTATATGCCTTGGCATTCTCTACGGATGTAATTCTGCACCAGTTCCTCCAGAAGTTGCGATTGCGGAAACGCAAGAACACGAACTCTGGAGGGCTGGTGCAGAAATTTATACGCCCACGGAATACAAGGCATACAAGTCAGTCCTGAGAAACGGAAAAGACAACCTCATTAAAGAGCAGGGCAGGTTTTCATGGTTCAGGGATTACGAATCCGTTCAGAAGGAATTCAGCGGTATCCTTTCAACCGGCAACAACCTCCTCAGTAAGATCCAGGATTATAAAAGGACAAAAACTTCTGTCATAGCAGGGCAGATCGTATTTTATCAGGGCAAGCTTGACACCCTGAAAAAACTGACTTCTCTCATTAATGAAGGCAGGGTTTCGAGACGGCAATTAATGACAGCGGAGTTGCTCCTGGCCGAAGTCCAGAGGCTGGCTGAAAAGGGTAAATATCAGGAGGCTGAGAGAAAGCTGAAGGTCATCCCTATATATACCACATCGGCAACCGAGGCCATCACCCCCGTGCTCAACAGGTATGCCGACAAAGAACAGATAGCAAAATGGCGCACGTGGGTAAACGAGACTATCGCGTTATCGAAGGAAAAAGGAATTCTTTCAATTTTTGTGAGTAAGATCGACAGGAAAATGGTCGTTTATAGAAATGGGGTCCCGTATAAAACCTATTCGGTAGGACTCGGTAAAAACGGTTTTCACGATAAACTCTACGCCGGCGACCTCGCAACCCCTGAGGGTAAATACCGCGTCGTTAAGAAACAGTGGAGGAGCAAATATTACAAGGCACTGCTTATAAATTATCCCAACGAAGAAGATCTAAGGCAATTTGCGAGGGCCAAGAGGAAAGGCATCATCCCCGCGAGGGTCGGCATAGGAAGTCTTATTGAAATACACGGAGGCGGCACAGAGGGAATGACATACGGCTGTATCGCAATGGACAATAAACATGTGGATGAACTTTTCGATCTGGTGGATGTGGGGACTCCCGTGACAATTGTCGGAGCGATCGATTTTGACAATATCATATCATCAACAATAAAGGACCTCTAA
- a CDS encoding L,D-transpeptidase family protein, whose translation MKQSYRQLSAGGLDNSLANPASHGSFYHSKKKIFLAVLFIIVFAFAALEAAGFYLSKRGAGAADAKSSTAPQAKKPNLKKKIAALSPKGTYLVIDTARNRLYVRKGDTTLKEVVVSTGSGSILNDPKGDRQWIFDTPRGERTIQSKTTNPVWTKPDWAFIEEGEDVPKSFKDRVEKGVLGDYAFHLGDGYMLHGTLYTRLLGRNVTHGCVRIGDKDLKELYDTIPPGTKVLIF comes from the coding sequence ATGAAACAGTCATACCGGCAGCTCAGCGCGGGCGGGCTTGACAACAGCCTTGCAAACCCCGCTTCTCACGGGAGTTTTTATCATAGTAAGAAGAAAATATTTCTCGCCGTCCTGTTTATAATTGTGTTCGCTTTTGCAGCGCTGGAGGCAGCCGGCTTTTATCTCTCAAAACGCGGCGCCGGTGCGGCAGATGCAAAGTCTTCAACTGCTCCACAGGCAAAGAAACCTAACCTTAAAAAGAAGATTGCCGCACTTTCTCCAAAGGGGACTTATCTCGTGATTGATACAGCCAGGAACAGGCTTTACGTAAGAAAGGGAGACACCACCTTAAAAGAGGTTGTGGTCTCAACAGGCAGCGGCAGTATACTTAACGACCCCAAAGGCGACAGGCAGTGGATATTTGACACTCCAAGAGGCGAACGTACAATCCAGTCAAAGACAACAAATCCCGTATGGACCAAGCCCGACTGGGCGTTCATTGAAGAAGGGGAGGATGTCCCCAAGAGCTTCAAGGACAGAGTTGAAAAAGGCGTTCTCGGAGATTACGCATTTCATCTTGGCGACGGGTACATGCTTCACGGCACTCTTTATACAAGACTGCTTGGACGTAACGTAACACATGGCTGCGTCAGGATCGGAGACAAAGACCTTAAAGAACTTTATGACACAATCCCGCCGGGCACAAAGGTGCTGATCTTTTAG